One segment of Anopheles stephensi strain Indian chromosome 3, UCI_ANSTEP_V1.0, whole genome shotgun sequence DNA contains the following:
- the LOC118513060 gene encoding cuticle protein 19-like, which translates to MFKLSFALLALLGATLAYEHHGFVSEVKHIPYKYFGGGGIGGGQGGFEGGIGGGIGGGIGGGLEGGYEGKDYYAYPKYKFEYGVKDYHTGDHKSQWEVRDGDVVKGEYTLDEPDGSTRIVKYHADSKNGFEAIVKNIGKGGLQQEGGSIGGGQGGFGGGYGGYGYSYSKLKKFN; encoded by the exons ATGTTCAAGCTATCCTTTGCTTTGTTGGCCCTTCTGGGAGCTACACTAGCCTACGAGCATCACGGATTCGTCAGCGAAGTCAAGCACATCCCGTACAAGTACTTTGGCGGTGGCGGTATCGGCGGCGGACag GGAGGATTTGAGGGTGGCATCGGAGGCGGCATTGGAGGTGGTATCGGCGGAGGACTCGAGGGTGGCTACGAGGGCAAGGACTACTATGCCTACCCGAAGTACAAGTTCGAGTACGGAGTTAAGGACTACCACACCGGTGATCACAAGAGCCAGTGGGAAGTCCGGGACGGTGATGTCGTGAAGGGAGAGTACACTCTGGATGAGCCGGACGGTTCCACCCGTATCGTGAAGTACCACGCCGATAGCAAGAACGGATTCGAGGCCATCGTCAAGAACATCGGCAAAGGAGGTCTGCAGCAGGAGGGTGGCTCGATCGGTGGTGGACAGGGAGGATTCGGCGGTGGTTATGGAGGATACGGCTACAGCTACAGCAAGCTGAAGAAGTTCAACTAA
- the LOC118513059 gene encoding cuticle protein 19-like, with protein MIKFSVVVLALAGVCLAYEHHGFVSEVKHIPYKYYGGGGEIGGGIGGGIGGGFGGGEEGGFEGGIGGGIGGGIGGGLEGGYEGKDYYAYPKYKFEYGVKDYHTGDHKSQWEVRDGDVVKGEYTLDEPDGSTRIVKYHADSKNGFEAIVKNIGKGGLEQESGSIGGGQGGIGGGIGGGYGGYGYSYSKLKKFN; from the exons atgattAAGTTTTCCGTGGTGGTTCTGGCACTTGCCGGTGTCTGTCTAGCCTACGAACATCATGGCTTCGTGAGCGAAGTGAAGCACATCCCGTACAAGTActacggtggtggcggtgaaaTTGGCGGAGGTATTGGCGGTGGAATTGGCGGTGGTTTCGGCGGTGGCGAAGAG GGTGGATTTGAGGGTGGCATTGGAGGCGGTATTGGAGGTGGAATTGGAGGAGGACTCGAGGGTGGATACGAGGGTAAGGACTACTATGCCTACCCGAAGTACAAGTTCGAGTACGGAGTTAAGGACTACCATACCGGTGATCACAAGAGCCAGTGGGAAGTCCGGGACGGTGATGTCGTGAAGGGAGAGTACACTCTGGATGAGCCGGACGGTTCCACCCGTATCGTGAAGTACCACGCTGATAGCAAGAACGGATTTGAGGCCATCGTCAAGAACATCGGCAAGGGTGGACTGGAGCAGGAGAGTGGCTCGATCGGCGGTGGACAGGGTGGAATTGGTGGAGGAATTGGCGGTGGTTATGGAGGATACGGCTACAGCTACAGCAAGCTGAAGAAGTTCAACTAA
- the LOC118513062 gene encoding adult-specific cuticular protein ACP-20-like, translating to MQKIVLVTLALVGVALAYEHHGFVSEVKHIPYKYFGGGGIGGGQGGFEGGIGGGIGGGFEGGYEGKDYYAYPKYKFEYGVKDYHTGDHKSQWEVRDGDVVKGEYTLQEPDGSMRVVKYHADSKNGFEAIVKNIGKGGYEQGGQ from the exons ATGCAGAAGATTGTACTCGTCACGTTGGCGCTGGTCGGTGTCGCTCTGGCCTACGAACATCACGGATTCGTCAGCGAAGTCAAGCACATCCCGTACAAATACTTCGGCGGTGGCGGTATTGGCGGTGGACAG GGTGGATTTGAGGGTGGCATTGGAGGCGGCATCGGCGGAGGATTCGAGGGTGGCTACGAGGGCAAGGATTACTACGCCTACCCGAAGTACAAGTTCGAGTACGGAGTGAAGGACTACCACACCGGCGATCACAAGAGCCAGTGGGAAGTCCGGGACGGTGATGTCGTGAAGGGCGAGTACACCCTGCAGGAACCGGACGGTTCGATGCGCGTCGTCAAGTATCACGCCGACAGCAAGAACGGATTCGAGGCCATCGTCAAGAACATCGGCAAGGGTGGTTACGAGCAGGGTGGTCAGTAA
- the LOC118513061 gene encoding adult-specific cuticular protein ACP-20-like, with amino-acid sequence MCKLALVVLALAGAALAYEHHGFVSEVKHIPYKYYGGEEGGIGGGIGGGIGGGLEGGYEGKDYYAYPKYKFEYGVKDYHTGDHKSQWEVRDGDVVKGEYTLDEPDGSTRIVKYHADSKNGFEAVVKNIGKGGLEQESGSIGGGQGGIGGGYGHGYSYSKLKKFN; translated from the exons ATGTGCAAGCTAGCGTTGGTCGTCCTGGCATTGGCTGGTGCTGCCTTAGCCTACGAACATCACGGATTCGTCAGCGAAGTCAAGCACATCCCGTACAAATACTACGGTGGAGAG GAGGGTGGTATTGGAGGTGGAATCGGAGGTGGAATCGGCGGAGGACTCGAGGGTGGCTACGAGGGCAAGGACTACTATGCCTACCCGAAGTACAAGTTCGAGTACGGAGTTAAGGACTACCATACCGGCGATCACAAGAGCCAGTGGGAAGTTCGGGACGGTGATGTCGTGAAGGGAGAGTACACTCTGGATGAGCCGGACGGTTCCACCCGCATCGTGAAGTACCACGCCGATAGCAAGAACGGATTCGAGGCTGTCGTCAAGAACATCGGCAAGGGTGGACTGGAGCAGGAAAGTGGATCGATCGGCGGAGGACAGGGTGGAATTGGTGGAGGATATGGACATGGTTATAGCTACAGCAAGCTGAAGAAGTTCAACTAA